In Pangasianodon hypophthalmus isolate fPanHyp1 chromosome 3, fPanHyp1.pri, whole genome shotgun sequence, a single genomic region encodes these proteins:
- the vcla gene encoding vinculin a isoform X5, translating into MPVFHTKTIESILEPVAQQISHLVIMHEEGEVDGKAIPDLSAPVAAVQAAVSNLVRVGKETVQTTEDQIMKRDMPPAFIKVENACAKLVEAARMLKTDPYSVPARDYLIDGSRGILSGTSDLLLTFDEAEVRKIIRVCKGILEYLTVAEVVESMEDLVTYTKNLGPGMTKMAKMIDERQQELTHQEHRMMLVNSMNTVKELLPVLISAVKIFVTTKCAKSHGVEEAMKNRNYTFEKMSAEINEIIRVLQLTSWDEDAWANKKDTEAMKRSLALIESKMNQAKAWLKDPNGLPGTPGEHALRQILDEAGKVGELCAGKERREILGTTKTLGQMTDQVSDMRARGQGPTPMGMQKAQQVGQGLDILVGKVQNAARKLEALSNAKQAIAKRIDAAQSWLADPHGGPEGEENIRALLAEAKRIADLCEDPKERDDILRSVSEIAGLTAKLAELRRQGKGDTPEARLLAKQIGTALQNLQAKTNRAVANMRPAKAAVTLEGKMEQAQRWINNPNVDDRGVGQAAIRGLIAEGRRLANSLPGPYRQELLAKCERAEQLMLQLCDLAARGEGESPQGRAVAAQLLDALKDLKAKMQEAMTQEVSDVFSDTTTPIKLLAVAATAPPEAPNRDEVFEERASNFENHANRLGATAEKAAAVGTANKSTVEGIHATVKSARELTPQVTSAARILLKNPGNQAAYEHFETMKNQWIDNIEKMTGLVDEAIDTKSLLDASEEAIKKDIDKCRVAMANVQPQMLVAGATSIARRANRILLVAKREVENSEDPKFREMVKAASDELSKTISPMVMDAKAVAGNIQNPGLQKSFLDSAYRILSAVGKVREAFQPQEPDFPPPPPDLDQLHVNDEQAPPKPPLPEGEVPPPRPPPPEEKDEEFPEQKAGEMVSEPMMVAARQLHDEARKWSSKYCTCQRVM; encoded by the exons gtgggGAAGGAAACAGTTCAGACCACGGAAGACCAGATTATGAAGAGAGACATGCCTCCGGCCTTTATTAA GGTGGAGAATGCTTGTGCCAAGCTGGTAGAAGCAGCTCGGATGCTGAAGACAGATCCGTATTCTGTTCCTGCTCGAGATTACCTTATCGATGGCTCCCGTGGTATCCTCTCAGGCACGTCAGACCTGCTACTTACCTTTGATGAGGCAGAG GTGCGTAAGATCATCCGTGTCTGTAAGGGCATCTTGGAGTACTTGACAGTAGCAGAAGTGGTGGAGAGCATGGAGGACTTGGTCACGTACACAAAAAACCTGGGACCAG GGATGACGAAGATGGCAAAAATGATCGATGAACGGCAGCAGGAGCTGACACACCAGGAGCACCGCATGATGTTGGTCAACTCCATGAACACGGTGAAGGAGCTGCTGCCTGTGCTCAtatcag CTGTAAAAATCTTTGTGACCACCAAGTGTGCCAAGAGCCATGGCGTAGAGGAAGCCATGAAGAACAGGAACTACACCTTTGAGAAGATGAGTGCTGAGATCAATGAGATCATCCGAGTGCTGCAGCTCACTTCCTGGGATGAAGACGCCTGGGCCAACAAA aAGGACACAGAAGCGATGAAGAGATCGCTAGCACTGATTGAGTCGAAGATGAATCAGGCTAAAGCATGGCTCAAAGATCCTAATGGCCTACCAG GCACACCAGGTGAGCATGCTCTGCGTCAGATTCTGGACGAGGCCGGGAAAGTGGGAGAGCTGTGTGCTGGGAAGGAGAGGAGGGAGATCCTGGGAACCACAAAGACTTTGGGACAGATGACTGATCAGGTGTCGGACATGCGAGCCAG AGGTCAGGGGCCTACTCCCATGGGTATGCAGAAGGCTCAGCAGGTGGGGCAGGGTTTGGACATCCTAGTGGGGAAAGTGCAGAATGCTGCTCGCAAATTGGAGGCCCTGAGCAATGCTAAGCAGGCTATTGCTAAGAGGATAGATGCTGCTCAG AGCTGGCTGGCTGATCCTCATGGAGGTCCTGAAGGAGAGGAAAATATCAGAGCTCTGTTAGCTGAAGCCAAGCGCATCGCCGATCTGTGTGAGGACCCCAAAGAGAGAGACGACATTCTGCGCTCTGTTAGTGAGATCGCTGGCCTCACCGCCAAACTCGCTGAACTTCGCAGACA GGGTAAAGGTGACACTCCTGAAGCCAGACTGCTGGCCAAACAGATCGGCACTGCTCTACAGAACCTGCAGGCCAAGACCAACCGTGCCGTAGCCAACATGCGGCCAGCCAAGGCTGCTGTGACCCTGGAAGGCAAGATGGAGCAGGCTCAGCGCTGGATCAACAACCCCAATGTGGATGACCGTGGAGTGG GTCAGGCTGCTATCCGTGGGCTGATAGCAGAAGGCCGCAGGCTGGCTAACTCTCTGCCAGGGCCATACAGGCAGGAGCTGCTGGCGAAGTGTGAGCGTGCGGAGCAGCTGATGCTGCAGCTGTGTGACCTGGCTGCTCGGGGAGAGGGAGAAAGTCCTCAGGGTCGTGCCGTAGCTGCTCAGCTCCTTGATGCTCTTAAA GATTTGAAAGCGAAGATGCAGGAGGCAATGACTCAGGAGGTTTCCGATGTATTTAGTGATACTACGACTCCCATCAAGCTTCTGGCTGTGGCAGCTACAGCTCCACCCGAGGCCCCCAACCGGGACGAG GTCTTTGAAGAAAGAGCGTCTAACTTTGAGAACCATGCTAACAGACTGGGGGCCACAGCAGAGAAAGCTGCTGCTGTAGGGACAGCCAATAAGAGCACAGTGGAAGGGATCCATGCCACAGTGAAGTCAGCCAGGGAGTTAACACCTCAG GTTACTTCTGCTGCACGTATTTTGCTCAAGAACCCTGGCAACCAGGCAGCGTATGAACATTTTGAAACCATGAAAAACCAGTGGATTGACAATATTGAAAAAATGACTG GTTTGGTAGATGAGGCTATTGACACTAAATCCCTCCTGGATGCCTCAGAAGAAGCCATCAAAAAAGACATTGATAAGTGCCGTGTGGCTATGGCGAACGTTCAGCCCCAGATGCTGGTAGCTGGAGCCACTAGCATTGCCAGGCGGGCTAACCGGATACTCCTGGTGGCTAAGAGAGAAGTGGAGAACTCTGAAGACCCTAAATTCAGAGAGATGGTGAAAGCAGCCTCAGACGAACTGAGCAAAACAATTTCGCCCATGGTTATGGATGCCAAGGCTGTAGCAGGAAACATCCAGAATCCAG GCCTTCAAAAAAGCTTTCTGGACTCAGCGTACAGGATTCTGTCTGCTGTTGGGAAAGTCAGAGAAGCCTTCCAGCCTCAGGAGCCAGActtccctcctcctcctccagacCTGGATCAGCTGCAT GTAAATGATGAACAGGCTCCTCCTAAACCACCACTCCCAGAGGGAGAAGTTCCTCCCCCAAGACCTCCTCCTCCTGAGGAGAAAGACGAGGAGTTCCCTGAGCAGAAGGCTGGGGAGATGGTGAGCGAGCCGATGATGGTGGCCGCCAGGCAACTACACGATGAAGCCCGCAAGTGGTCTAGTAAG tactgcacatgTCAGAGAGTGATGTAG
- the vcla gene encoding vinculin a isoform X1, whose translation MPVFHTKTIESILEPVAQQISHLVIMHEEGEVDGKAIPDLSAPVAAVQAAVSNLVRVGKETVQTTEDQIMKRDMPPAFIKVENACAKLVEAARMLKTDPYSVPARDYLIDGSRGILSGTSDLLLTFDEAEVRKIIRVCKGILEYLTVAEVVESMEDLVTYTKNLGPGMTKMAKMIDERQQELTHQEHRMMLVNSMNTVKELLPVLISAVKIFVTTKCAKSHGVEEAMKNRNYTFEKMSAEINEIIRVLQLTSWDEDAWANKKDTEAMKRSLALIESKMNQAKAWLKDPNGLPGTPGEHALRQILDEAGKVGELCAGKERREILGTTKTLGQMTDQVSDMRARGQGPTPMGMQKAQQVGQGLDILVGKVQNAARKLEALSNAKQAIAKRIDAAQSWLADPHGGPEGEENIRALLAEAKRIADLCEDPKERDDILRSVSEIAGLTAKLAELRRQGKGDTPEARLLAKQIGTALQNLQAKTNRAVANMRPAKAAVTLEGKMEQAQRWINNPNVDDRGVGQAAIRGLIAEGRRLANSLPGPYRQELLAKCERAEQLMLQLCDLAARGEGESPQGRAVAAQLLDALKDLKAKMQEAMTQEVSDVFSDTTTPIKLLAVAATAPPEAPNRDEVFEERASNFENHANRLGATAEKAAAVGTANKSTVEGIHATVKSARELTPQVTSAARILLKNPGNQAAYEHFETMKNQWIDNIEKMTGLVDEAIDTKSLLDASEEAIKKDIDKCRVAMANVQPQMLVAGATSIARRANRILLVAKREVENSEDPKFREMVKAASDELSKTISPMVMDAKAVAGNIQNPGLQKSFLDSAYRILSAVGKVREAFQPQEPDFPPPPPDLDQLHVNDEQAPPKPPLPEGEVPPPRPPPPEEKDEEFPEQKAGEMVSEPMMVAARQLHDEARKWSSKPEATDERFVTAAADVDIDDEDEFTDNEDDYEPELLLMPSNQPVNQPILAAAQSLHQEARKWSSKGNDIIAAAKRMALLMAEMSRLVRGGSGNKRALIQCAKDIAKASDEVTRLAKEVAKQCTDKRIRTNLLQVCERIPTISTQLKILSTVKATMLGRTNISEEESEQATEMLVHNAQNLMQSVKETVREAEAASIKIRTDAGFTLRWVRKTPWYQ comes from the exons gtgggGAAGGAAACAGTTCAGACCACGGAAGACCAGATTATGAAGAGAGACATGCCTCCGGCCTTTATTAA GGTGGAGAATGCTTGTGCCAAGCTGGTAGAAGCAGCTCGGATGCTGAAGACAGATCCGTATTCTGTTCCTGCTCGAGATTACCTTATCGATGGCTCCCGTGGTATCCTCTCAGGCACGTCAGACCTGCTACTTACCTTTGATGAGGCAGAG GTGCGTAAGATCATCCGTGTCTGTAAGGGCATCTTGGAGTACTTGACAGTAGCAGAAGTGGTGGAGAGCATGGAGGACTTGGTCACGTACACAAAAAACCTGGGACCAG GGATGACGAAGATGGCAAAAATGATCGATGAACGGCAGCAGGAGCTGACACACCAGGAGCACCGCATGATGTTGGTCAACTCCATGAACACGGTGAAGGAGCTGCTGCCTGTGCTCAtatcag CTGTAAAAATCTTTGTGACCACCAAGTGTGCCAAGAGCCATGGCGTAGAGGAAGCCATGAAGAACAGGAACTACACCTTTGAGAAGATGAGTGCTGAGATCAATGAGATCATCCGAGTGCTGCAGCTCACTTCCTGGGATGAAGACGCCTGGGCCAACAAA aAGGACACAGAAGCGATGAAGAGATCGCTAGCACTGATTGAGTCGAAGATGAATCAGGCTAAAGCATGGCTCAAAGATCCTAATGGCCTACCAG GCACACCAGGTGAGCATGCTCTGCGTCAGATTCTGGACGAGGCCGGGAAAGTGGGAGAGCTGTGTGCTGGGAAGGAGAGGAGGGAGATCCTGGGAACCACAAAGACTTTGGGACAGATGACTGATCAGGTGTCGGACATGCGAGCCAG AGGTCAGGGGCCTACTCCCATGGGTATGCAGAAGGCTCAGCAGGTGGGGCAGGGTTTGGACATCCTAGTGGGGAAAGTGCAGAATGCTGCTCGCAAATTGGAGGCCCTGAGCAATGCTAAGCAGGCTATTGCTAAGAGGATAGATGCTGCTCAG AGCTGGCTGGCTGATCCTCATGGAGGTCCTGAAGGAGAGGAAAATATCAGAGCTCTGTTAGCTGAAGCCAAGCGCATCGCCGATCTGTGTGAGGACCCCAAAGAGAGAGACGACATTCTGCGCTCTGTTAGTGAGATCGCTGGCCTCACCGCCAAACTCGCTGAACTTCGCAGACA GGGTAAAGGTGACACTCCTGAAGCCAGACTGCTGGCCAAACAGATCGGCACTGCTCTACAGAACCTGCAGGCCAAGACCAACCGTGCCGTAGCCAACATGCGGCCAGCCAAGGCTGCTGTGACCCTGGAAGGCAAGATGGAGCAGGCTCAGCGCTGGATCAACAACCCCAATGTGGATGACCGTGGAGTGG GTCAGGCTGCTATCCGTGGGCTGATAGCAGAAGGCCGCAGGCTGGCTAACTCTCTGCCAGGGCCATACAGGCAGGAGCTGCTGGCGAAGTGTGAGCGTGCGGAGCAGCTGATGCTGCAGCTGTGTGACCTGGCTGCTCGGGGAGAGGGAGAAAGTCCTCAGGGTCGTGCCGTAGCTGCTCAGCTCCTTGATGCTCTTAAA GATTTGAAAGCGAAGATGCAGGAGGCAATGACTCAGGAGGTTTCCGATGTATTTAGTGATACTACGACTCCCATCAAGCTTCTGGCTGTGGCAGCTACAGCTCCACCCGAGGCCCCCAACCGGGACGAG GTCTTTGAAGAAAGAGCGTCTAACTTTGAGAACCATGCTAACAGACTGGGGGCCACAGCAGAGAAAGCTGCTGCTGTAGGGACAGCCAATAAGAGCACAGTGGAAGGGATCCATGCCACAGTGAAGTCAGCCAGGGAGTTAACACCTCAG GTTACTTCTGCTGCACGTATTTTGCTCAAGAACCCTGGCAACCAGGCAGCGTATGAACATTTTGAAACCATGAAAAACCAGTGGATTGACAATATTGAAAAAATGACTG GTTTGGTAGATGAGGCTATTGACACTAAATCCCTCCTGGATGCCTCAGAAGAAGCCATCAAAAAAGACATTGATAAGTGCCGTGTGGCTATGGCGAACGTTCAGCCCCAGATGCTGGTAGCTGGAGCCACTAGCATTGCCAGGCGGGCTAACCGGATACTCCTGGTGGCTAAGAGAGAAGTGGAGAACTCTGAAGACCCTAAATTCAGAGAGATGGTGAAAGCAGCCTCAGACGAACTGAGCAAAACAATTTCGCCCATGGTTATGGATGCCAAGGCTGTAGCAGGAAACATCCAGAATCCAG GCCTTCAAAAAAGCTTTCTGGACTCAGCGTACAGGATTCTGTCTGCTGTTGGGAAAGTCAGAGAAGCCTTCCAGCCTCAGGAGCCAGActtccctcctcctcctccagacCTGGATCAGCTGCAT GTAAATGATGAACAGGCTCCTCCTAAACCACCACTCCCAGAGGGAGAAGTTCCTCCCCCAAGACCTCCTCCTCCTGAGGAGAAAGACGAGGAGTTCCCTGAGCAGAAGGCTGGGGAGATGGTGAGCGAGCCGATGATGGTGGCCGCCAGGCAACTACACGATGAAGCCCGCAAGTGGTCTAGTAAG CCTGAAGCGACAGACGAGCGTTTTGTGACCGCTGCGGCGGACGTAGATATAGACGATGAGGACGAGTTCACAGACAACGAGGACGATTACGAGCCTGAACTGCTCTTAATGCCCTCCAATCAGCCCGTTAACCAGCCCATTCTGGCTGCTGCCCAGTCCTTGCACCAGGAAGCTCGCAAGTGGTCCAGTAAG GGTAATGATATTATTGCAGCAGCTAAGCGAATGGCCTTGCTGATGGCTGAGATGTCACGTCTGGTGCGTGGAGGCAGTGGCAACAAGCGCGCACTGATCCAATGCGCTAAAGACATCGCCAAGGCCTCTGATGAGGTCACACGGCTGGCTAAAGAGGTGGCTAAGCAGTGTACTGACAAACGCATTCGCACCAACCTACTGCAG GTGTGTGAGCGGATCCCTACCATCAGCACTCAGCTGAAGATTCTGTCCACAGTGAAGGCCACCATGCTGGGACGCACTAACATCAGCGAGGAAGAATCAGAGCAG GCTACTGAGATGCTGGTCCACAACGCACAGAACCTGATGCAGTCAGTGAAGGAGACGGTGAGAGAGGCCGAGGCAGCCTCCATTAAAATCCGTACGGACGCAGGCTTCACTCTCCGCTGGGTCAGAAAGACCCCCTGGTACCAGTAA